In Anthonomus grandis grandis chromosome 6, icAntGran1.3, whole genome shotgun sequence, one DNA window encodes the following:
- the LOC126737243 gene encoding sodium-independent sulfate anion transporter produces the protein MPNLRPLKSFVKRRIPILQWAPQYNTKKLLSDCIAGFTVGLTVMPQALAYATLGGLEPQYGLYSAFAGCFIYAIFGSIKDITIGPTALMALMTYQQVMNRNTDYAILLCFLSGVVQLIMSILHLGVLVDFISIPVTVGFTSATSVIIGSSQFASLLGLKISANGFFDTMTKLFQNIHLTKMADFGLGIGCIVSLLLLRKLKDLKVHKAGTKPTKSQKSINYTLWLISTSRNAIVVILCSTVAYLYETQGTGSPFRLTGTVKSGLPEFKVPPFSTVLNNTTKTFPDMLADLGSSVFLVPVIAVLGNVAIAKAFASGEIIDATQELLTLSFCNIIGSFFSSMPITGSFSRSAVNHASGVQTCFGGVITGIMVLLALSFLTPYFAYIPKASLGAVIVCAVIFMIEYEVVKPMWRSSKKDLLSAFATFVFCLIIGVEYGILVGVSINIMFLLYPSARPGVHVEKCCTSSGKEYILITPGNALYFPAVDFIKTSVARAGVLSRHLPVVIDCQFILGADFTAAKGISALISEFRMRKQPLYFLNARLEVVSVFQGVMSDDFVYFNCKTKLENTIEEGYPLSEEEEQLLKSDNDNSVSRTVELKEVSCENSLSRRKHSVNNPNNIT, from the exons atgccCAACCTCAGACCACTAAAGTCCTTCGTGAAACGTCGCATCCCGATTCTACAATGGGCCCCCCAATACAACACAAAGAAACTCTTAAGCGACTGTATCGCGGGATTCACCGTGGGGCTCACCGTTATGCCCCAGGCGTTGGCTTATGCCACTTTAGGTGGACTCGAACCGCAA TATGGGCTATATTCGGCCTTCGCAGGTTGTTTTATATACGCCATCTTCGGGAGCATAAAGGATATTACTATAGGGCCGACCGCCCTTATGGCCCTGATGACTTACCAGCAAGTGATGAATAGGAATACGGATTACGCCATTTTGTTGTGCTTTTTATCGGGCGTGGTGCAACTGATTATGTCGATTTTGCACTTAG GTGTTCTGGTGGATTTCATTTCTATACCAGTAACGGTCGGTTTCACGTCCGCAACGTCCGTGATCATCGGCAGCTCGCAGTTTGCCAGTTTGCTGGGCCTCAAGATATCCGCCAACGGATTCTTCGACACCATGACCAAACTCTTTCAAAACATTCATCTCACTAAAATGGCGGATTTCGGACTGGGCATCGGATGTATTGTATCATTGTTGTTATTAAGA AAACTAAAAGACCTAAAAGTCCACAAGGCGGGCACAAAACCGACAAAATCCCAAAAATCCATCAACTACACCCTGTGGCTGATCTCGACCTCGAGAAATGCCATTGTGGTGATCCTGTGCAGCACCGTCGCTTACCTCTACGAGACCCAAGGGACCGGATCCCCGTTTCGGCTAACCGGAACCGTGAAATCCGGACTTCCGGAGTTCAAAGTGCCACCATTTAGCACCGTATTGAATAACACCACTAAAACATTTCCGGATATGCTGGCGGATTTGGGCAGTTCGGTGTTTCTGGTGCCGGTCATCGCTGTACTTGGAAACGTTGCCATCGCAAAAGCATTCG CTAGCGGAGAAATCATTGACGCCACTCAAGAGCTCTTAACGTTATCGTTCTGCAACATTATCGGCTCGTTCTTCTCCTCTATGCCGATTACCGGCTCGTTTTCCAGATCGGCCGTTAATCACGCCAGTGGGGTGCAAACGTGCTTCGGGGGTGTCATTACAG GAATAATGGTACTCCTGGCCCTCAGTTTCCTCACGCCCTACTTCGCCTATATCCCGAAAGCCTCCCTGGGGGCGGTCATAGTCTGCGCCGTCATTTTCATGATCGAATACGAGGTGGTGAAACCGATGTGGCGCTCCAGCAAGAAGGATCTCTTATCCGCCTTCGCCACCTTCGTTTTTTGCCTCATCATTGGCGTAGAGTACGGCATTTTGGTCGGGGTGAGCATCAACATCATGTTCCTGTTATACCCCAGTGCCCGGCCGGGAGTACATGTGGAAAAATGCTGC ACGTCGAGCGGAAAAGAGTATATCCTGATAACGCCCGGTAACGCCCTGTACTTCCCGGCGGTTGATTTTATTAAGACCAGCGTTGCCAGAGCGGGGGTTTTATCGCGCCATCTGCCAGTAGTTATCGACTGTCAGTTTATTTTAG GGGCTGATTTTACGGCTGCCAAAGGGATTTCCGCCCTCATAAGCGAGTTCAGGATGAGGAAACAGCCCCTGTATTTCCTAAATGCCCGGTTAGAAGTGGTTTCGGTGTTCCAAGGCGTAATGTCCGatgattttgtttattttaactgtAAAACGAAGTTGGAGAATACTATAGAAGAAG GTTATCCACTgtcagaagaagaagaacagtTACTAAAATCAGATAATGACAATTCGGTGTCAAGGACTGTAGAGCTAAAAGAGGTTTCATGTGAAAACTCTTTATCTCGCAGAAAACACTCCGTAAATAACCCTAATAACATCACGTAA